One part of the Vitis riparia cultivar Riparia Gloire de Montpellier isolate 1030 chromosome 6, EGFV_Vit.rip_1.0, whole genome shotgun sequence genome encodes these proteins:
- the LOC117915874 gene encoding F-box/LRR-repeat protein 3-like isoform X2, which translates to MKTYKGMQRQQKQQRFTNPFTLVTDEIIFAILDFLGHDPFSRKSFSLVCKSFYSVESRHRKTLKPLRSDLLRRILLRYPVVDHLDLSLCPLNEGDSWDVILSLCKSTLRSIKLSPSMFFANVGFSKLVMNCSALVEIDLSNATEFTDSGAAAIAEAKNLERLWLVRCKLVSDIGIGCIAVGCRKLRLINLKWCLRVSDLGVGLIAMKCKEIRCLDLSYLPITKKCLPSVLQLQHLEDLVLVGCFHIDLDGLTNLKQGCKSLEVLNMSNCPCISHYGLSFITNGAECLRQFNISYGPPVTFDLAKCLQYFSNLQSIRLDGCIVTCSGMKAIGNWCASLKELSLSKCSGVTDEGLSLIVQGHQELRKLDITCCHKITQVSINSITNSCTCLTSLRMESCSLVQSEAFVLIGQCCQFLEELDVTDNEIDDEGLKSIARCSKLSSLKLGICLKITDDGIAHVGTGCPKLTEIDLYRCICITDVGIEAIAHGCPDLEMINTAYCDKVTDASLESLSKCLRLKALEIRGCPGVSSVGLSAIALGCRQLMMLDIKKCHHINDVGMVPLAQFSQNLKQINFSYCSVTDVGLLALASISSLQNITILHLTGLTSNGLAAALLACRGLMKVKLHRFFKRLLPHSLLDHMQSRGCVFQWRDKAQFSSQL; encoded by the exons ATGAAGACATATAAAGGAATGCAGCGGCAGCAGAAACAACAACGCTTCACCAACCCCTTCACCCTTGTCACCGATGAAATCATCTTTGCAATCCTCGATTTTCTCGGCCACGACCCATTTTCCAGGAAATCCTTCTCGCTGGTCTGCAAGTCCTTCTACTCCGTCGAATCTCGCCACCGCAAAACCCTCAAGCCTCTCCGCTCCGATTTACTCCGTCGGATTCTCCTCCGTTACCCCGTTGTCGACCATCtcgacctctctctctgtcctctcAATGAGGGCGATTCGTGGGATGTGATATTGTCGCTGTGTAAGTCAACTCTGCGGTCTATTAAGCTTTCTCCATCGATGTTTTTCGCGAATGTGGGGTTCTCAAAGTTGGTGATGAACTGCTCGGCTCTGGTTGAGATTGATTTGTCTAATGCAACTGAATTTACGGACTCCGGGGCTGCAGCGATCGCCGAGGCGAAGAATTTGGAGAGGTTATGGTTAGTGAGGTGTAAGCTGGTTTCGGATATTGGGATTGGGTGTATAGCAGTTGGGTGTAGGAAGCTGAGATTGATTAACTTGAAGTGGTGTTTACGTGTTAGTGATTTGGGCGTTGGTTTGATCGCTATGAAGTGCAAGGAGATCCGTTGTTTGGATCTCTCTTACTTACCG ATCACAAAGAAATGTCTTCCATCTGTCCTGCAACTTCAACATCTTGAAGATTTGGTTCTTGTAGGATGCTTTCATATCGATCTTGATGGCCTCACAAACCTAAAACAAGGTTGCAAGTCACTTGAG GTGCTTAATATGTCAAATTGTCCTTGTATCAGTCATTATGGACTGTCCTTTATAACTAATGGTGCTGAATGCCTAAGGCAGTTTAACATATCATATGGTCCTCCT GTCACATTTGATCTAGCAAAATGTTTGCAGTATTTTTCGAATCTGCAATCTATTAGATTAGATGGTTGCATTGTTACATGTTCTGGGATGAAGGCCATTGGAAATTGGTGTGCATCTCTCAAGGAGCTGAGCCTAAGTAAATGCTCAGGAGTGACAGATGAGGGTCTCTCCTTGATTGTACAGGGACACCAAGAATTGAGGAAGCTGGACATCACATGCTGTCACAAGATAACTCAAGTCTCTATAAACAGCATAACAAATTCTTGCACCTGCCTCACTTCCCTTAGGATGGAGTCATGTAGCCTGGTTCAGAGCGAAGCTTTTGTGTTGATTGGACAGTGTTGTCAATTCTTGGAGGAACTGGATGTCACAGATAATGAAATTGACGATGAGG GTTTGAAGTCCATTGCAAGGTGTTCCAAACTTTCTAGTTTAAAACTAGGGATTTGCCTAAAAATAACTGATGATGGAATCGCCCATGTTGGAACTGGTTGTCCAAAGCTTACCGAGATTGATTTGTACAG GTGCATTTGTATAACCGATGTGGGCATTGAAGCAATTGCTCATGGTTGTCCTGATCTGGAGATGATAAACACAGCTTATTGTGATAAAGTTACAGATGCATCcttagaatcattgtcaaaaTGTTTGAGGTTGAAAGCACTAGAAATTCGAGGATGCCCTGGTGTCTCATCAGTTGGTTTATCAGCCATTGCTCTGGGATGTAGGCAGCTTATGATGCTTGACATAAAAAAATGTCATCATATTAATGATGTTGGAATGGTTCCACTTGCTcaattttctcaaaatctcaAGCAG ATCAACTTCTCATATTGTTCTGTGACGGATGTGGGGCTCCTGGCCCTGGCCAGCATTAGCTCCCTACAGAACATAACTATCCTGCACTTGACAGGATTGACTTCAAATGGCCTGGCAGCTGCTCTGTTGGCATGCAGAGGACTAATGAAAGTGAAGCTTCACAGATTTTTTAAGCGACTGCTCCCCCATTCCCTTCTTGATCACATGCAATCCCGCGGTTGTGTGTTTCAATGGAGGGACAAA GCCCAATTTTCTAGTCAACTTTGA
- the LOC117915874 gene encoding F-box/LRR-repeat protein 3-like isoform X1 produces the protein MKTYKGMQRQQKQQRFTNPFTLVTDEIIFAILDFLGHDPFSRKSFSLVCKSFYSVESRHRKTLKPLRSDLLRRILLRYPVVDHLDLSLCPLNEGDSWDVILSLCKSTLRSIKLSPSMFFANVGFSKLVMNCSALVEIDLSNATEFTDSGAAAIAEAKNLERLWLVRCKLVSDIGIGCIAVGCRKLRLINLKWCLRVSDLGVGLIAMKCKEIRCLDLSYLPITKKCLPSVLQLQHLEDLVLVGCFHIDLDGLTNLKQGCKSLEVLNMSNCPCISHYGLSFITNGAECLRQFNISYGPPVTFDLAKCLQYFSNLQSIRLDGCIVTCSGMKAIGNWCASLKELSLSKCSGVTDEGLSLIVQGHQELRKLDITCCHKITQVSINSITNSCTCLTSLRMESCSLVQSEAFVLIGQCCQFLEELDVTDNEIDDEGLKSIARCSKLSSLKLGICLKITDDGIAHVGTGCPKLTEIDLYRCICITDVGIEAIAHGCPDLEMINTAYCDKVTDASLESLSKCLRLKALEIRGCPGVSSVGLSAIALGCRQLMMLDIKKCHHINDVGMVPLAQFSQNLKQINFSYCSVTDVGLLALASISSLQNITILHLTGLTSNGLAAALLACRGLMKVKLHRFFKRLLPHSLLDHMQSRGCVFQWRDKATTQVETDPMEWKLHLG, from the exons ATGAAGACATATAAAGGAATGCAGCGGCAGCAGAAACAACAACGCTTCACCAACCCCTTCACCCTTGTCACCGATGAAATCATCTTTGCAATCCTCGATTTTCTCGGCCACGACCCATTTTCCAGGAAATCCTTCTCGCTGGTCTGCAAGTCCTTCTACTCCGTCGAATCTCGCCACCGCAAAACCCTCAAGCCTCTCCGCTCCGATTTACTCCGTCGGATTCTCCTCCGTTACCCCGTTGTCGACCATCtcgacctctctctctgtcctctcAATGAGGGCGATTCGTGGGATGTGATATTGTCGCTGTGTAAGTCAACTCTGCGGTCTATTAAGCTTTCTCCATCGATGTTTTTCGCGAATGTGGGGTTCTCAAAGTTGGTGATGAACTGCTCGGCTCTGGTTGAGATTGATTTGTCTAATGCAACTGAATTTACGGACTCCGGGGCTGCAGCGATCGCCGAGGCGAAGAATTTGGAGAGGTTATGGTTAGTGAGGTGTAAGCTGGTTTCGGATATTGGGATTGGGTGTATAGCAGTTGGGTGTAGGAAGCTGAGATTGATTAACTTGAAGTGGTGTTTACGTGTTAGTGATTTGGGCGTTGGTTTGATCGCTATGAAGTGCAAGGAGATCCGTTGTTTGGATCTCTCTTACTTACCG ATCACAAAGAAATGTCTTCCATCTGTCCTGCAACTTCAACATCTTGAAGATTTGGTTCTTGTAGGATGCTTTCATATCGATCTTGATGGCCTCACAAACCTAAAACAAGGTTGCAAGTCACTTGAG GTGCTTAATATGTCAAATTGTCCTTGTATCAGTCATTATGGACTGTCCTTTATAACTAATGGTGCTGAATGCCTAAGGCAGTTTAACATATCATATGGTCCTCCT GTCACATTTGATCTAGCAAAATGTTTGCAGTATTTTTCGAATCTGCAATCTATTAGATTAGATGGTTGCATTGTTACATGTTCTGGGATGAAGGCCATTGGAAATTGGTGTGCATCTCTCAAGGAGCTGAGCCTAAGTAAATGCTCAGGAGTGACAGATGAGGGTCTCTCCTTGATTGTACAGGGACACCAAGAATTGAGGAAGCTGGACATCACATGCTGTCACAAGATAACTCAAGTCTCTATAAACAGCATAACAAATTCTTGCACCTGCCTCACTTCCCTTAGGATGGAGTCATGTAGCCTGGTTCAGAGCGAAGCTTTTGTGTTGATTGGACAGTGTTGTCAATTCTTGGAGGAACTGGATGTCACAGATAATGAAATTGACGATGAGG GTTTGAAGTCCATTGCAAGGTGTTCCAAACTTTCTAGTTTAAAACTAGGGATTTGCCTAAAAATAACTGATGATGGAATCGCCCATGTTGGAACTGGTTGTCCAAAGCTTACCGAGATTGATTTGTACAG GTGCATTTGTATAACCGATGTGGGCATTGAAGCAATTGCTCATGGTTGTCCTGATCTGGAGATGATAAACACAGCTTATTGTGATAAAGTTACAGATGCATCcttagaatcattgtcaaaaTGTTTGAGGTTGAAAGCACTAGAAATTCGAGGATGCCCTGGTGTCTCATCAGTTGGTTTATCAGCCATTGCTCTGGGATGTAGGCAGCTTATGATGCTTGACATAAAAAAATGTCATCATATTAATGATGTTGGAATGGTTCCACTTGCTcaattttctcaaaatctcaAGCAG ATCAACTTCTCATATTGTTCTGTGACGGATGTGGGGCTCCTGGCCCTGGCCAGCATTAGCTCCCTACAGAACATAACTATCCTGCACTTGACAGGATTGACTTCAAATGGCCTGGCAGCTGCTCTGTTGGCATGCAGAGGACTAATGAAAGTGAAGCTTCACAGATTTTTTAAGCGACTGCTCCCCCATTCCCTTCTTGATCACATGCAATCCCGCGGTTGTGTGTTTCAATGGAGGGACAAAGCCACCACACAG GTGGAAACAGACCCCATGGAATGGAAGCTGCATCTAGGATGA